The Kosmotoga olearia TBF 19.5.1 sequence CGGTGCTGCAACAGAAACCGAACTCAAAGAGAAGAAGCACAGAATCGAAGATGCTCTCAGCGCTACTAGAGCAGCTGTCGAGGAAGGAATCGTGGCCGGTGGTGGCGTTGCTCTGGCGAGAGCTAAAAAGACCGTTGAAAAACTCATCGATGAGGTTGAAGATCCTGACATGAAGATCGGTGTTAAGATCGTTTACAAGTCTCTTGATGTTCCGATGAGACAGATCGCTGCTAACGCCGGTCTTGACGGAGCTGTCATCGTTGACAAAGTTCTTTCTGTTGACGATCCGTCCCATGGATACGATGCACTCCGTGACAAATTTACCGACATGTTTGAAGCTGGAATCGTCGATCCAGTCAAGGTTACAAGGAGCGCTCTCCAGAATGCAGCATCTATTGCTGGTATTCTACTTACAACAGAGGCTGCTGTTGTTGAGAAACCCGAAGAGAAGAAAGAAACTACCCCACCGATGCCAGAGTACTGATGAAGTAATCCATTGAATCAATTAAGGGAGAGCGTTTAACGCTCTCCCTTTTTGTTCCTCAGGCACATAACAACAACTCTAATTTCAGTTGATACATCCATCCTGAAGGTAAACACATTCACCCCTGAGCACACATGGGATTATAGAAATCGCAATTACGGATAGTAGGGTGTGATTATCTGGCGTTAACTAAAGTAACAAGAAATATACGCCGGTATACGTTGATTTTCTCCCGAATTCGTGGTATTATTATATTAGATTATTTAGGATTCGACGCGTGAAATCATCAAGGAGGTGAGAAGCGATGAGAGAAGAAAGAAAAACAATCTTCAGAACCAAAGACGATCTCAGGATCAAAACTGATGAAGAGCTCAACCTCCTGGAAGTAACGTTCAAAGACAGGAAAAATCTGCCTCTTTCCAAGCTTCAGGGTTGAAGCTTCAGAGGAAATAGCATCGCTATTTCCTCGCTCCCCCACTTTTTTCCTCCATTGCTTTTGATAATTTGTCATTTTGGAATTAAACAGTTCAATTTTGAATATAAAGTTCAGTTAATGTATAGTGATGTATAATTTCTTTAGAGGCTTTACCTAACCCCTCGGTATTTCAATGTAGAAGAGGGGATTCTGTTGTTTATAGCTTTAATGAGAGATAGCTCACAACGATCAAAAGGAGTGTCTTCTTTGGAATTGCCAACCGTTTCAGTTATTATTCCGGTAAGAAACGAAGAGAATTTTATTGGAAAATGCATAGAGTCTTTTCTGGATCAAGCTTATCCTGAAAATAGGTTTGAAATAATTGTTGTAGATGGAATGAGTGAGGATAATACGAGAACAATTGTAAAGGAGTATATGTCTCGTTATAAAAACATAAGACTGTATGATAACCCGGATAAATACACACCAAATGCTTTGAACATAGGTATTAAAAATGCTTCCGGAAAAATCATTATGCTTGCCAGTTCCCACGCAATATACTCCAGAGACTACATCTCCACCTGTGCGCAAAAAATTGTCGAAGAAAAAGCGGAGATTGTCGGCGGAAAGATGATAACACTTCCCAGAAATAGTAGTATAAAAGCAAAGGTAATAGCCTCTGTATTGAGTAATCCTTTTGGTGTTGGTGGCGCCAAATACAGAATCAGATGTGATAAAGAATCTTATGTTGATACCGTTGCTTACGGGCTTTATAAAAAAGAACTTTTTGATAAAGCCGGACTCTTCAACGAAAATTTGGTGCGAAATCAGGATATCGAAATGAATCTGCGTTTAAAGAGAATTGGAGCCAGAACTTTGTTGGTACCTCAAGTAAGTTCGTATTATTATGCTAGAGATACTTTTACAAGTTTGTGGAAGAATAATTTTGCGAATGGTTTCTGGGTAATATACAGCACGAAGTTTGCAAAAGTACCCTTTTCTTTTAGACATTTAATCCCTCTTTTCTTTGTTCTGTTTTTGGTTTTAGGATGTTTTCTGTCGATGTTTAGTCCCATCCTGGCTAAACTTTATATGGTTGTATTGGGATTGTATATGTTGCTAAACGTGTATTTTTCTCTGAAGATAAGCTTTAGACTTAAAAATTTGCTGGCATTTCCATTGGCTTTCTTTACTTTTCTTAGTTTGCATGTTTCTTATGGGATAGGTTCTTTAATGGCTTTGATCAAGCTAATTTTTGTACGACGTTCATACCAGTAAAAATTAGGTGGCACCACAAATGCCCTGGAGGTTAGTTATGCAGATAGTTGTTGTAGGATATCTTCATAAGAAAATGGATAAAAGGGTTTTTAGGACGGTAAAGGCTTTTTCGAGACACTTCAAAGTACTATACATTTATTGGACAGAGGATGCAAGTGAAAAATCTTACACAGAGGGAAACATTGAATATTTGCCAGTTTACCACAAACTGTGTACAAACCCCTTTAAGGAGTTTG is a genomic window containing:
- a CDS encoding glycosyltransferase family 2 protein, with product MSSLELPTVSVIIPVRNEENFIGKCIESFLDQAYPENRFEIIVVDGMSEDNTRTIVKEYMSRYKNIRLYDNPDKYTPNALNIGIKNASGKIIMLASSHAIYSRDYISTCAQKIVEEKAEIVGGKMITLPRNSSIKAKVIASVLSNPFGVGGAKYRIRCDKESYVDTVAYGLYKKELFDKAGLFNENLVRNQDIEMNLRLKRIGARTLLVPQVSSYYYARDTFTSLWKNNFANGFWVIYSTKFAKVPFSFRHLIPLFFVLFLVLGCFLSMFSPILAKLYMVVLGLYMLLNVYFSLKISFRLKNLLAFPLAFFTFLSLHVSYGIGSLMALIKLIFVRRSYQ